In the genome of Raphanus sativus cultivar WK10039 chromosome 9, ASM80110v3, whole genome shotgun sequence, the window gcgggagtcaatttttttttttatctttgtttttactaaatgttatacatgatcgcaatgtgtattaatataaaattttgataaataacaatgtgtactaatgtgtttaaataagcaatgtgtttaattactaaatttgatttttaaatttgatgataacgtaaagtaattttttctatattatttaaaatatatagtgctatatattttgtattttcaacatttatcatacaaaatttacattgggatattatttatatgaaaatatgtgtaacataatatatttatatattatataaacatatgcacacccgcacgggttttatttttaaaatgtattctatattatttagttttatgtagtatcgagtttgtatattcaattttgtgtttaaagaacaatatcaaaactgtctttcgtatgtaaaaataacattttgcaatcgcgagttgtgtctttttattgtaacacaaaattttatataaaacttatgttttttgtacattacgaaatttaattttttaaaataattattacgtaatttcaaaatgaatttgatctctgaggtctaatatattttgtgtgtaatggttcaaagtatttttgatatatattatatttcagtttggtttgtttttagtattactgtataagtataatactatacaatattactatattctatacaatatatgaaactatgtgttatttgttttataaagtAGATTAGGCTCAacatagttataagaatagtcatatctttatgtatgtgtctatgatttatctaataaaattaatatggccaatgaaagtttactgatcaatttaaaaggaattgtatagggtaattatagaacgattaatatttttagtattcttagtatatatcttatttaaatcgacttgtaataaatgtaaaattcatatatggaatatggacaaaaagaagaactgtatttaaggaaatacatcaatgcaaagttagactatggtacatattatatataaagaatgagatatttaatttaaatatatgaggtcaatttttaaaaatccacctagaagaagttataatgttacggtttttaataagatagaagtATTAACACTCACGATCGATAATAAGTTGAAGCCAACAAAACAAGAGAGTCCGTGTgtattcattaaaaatcaagtTGTTTCTTGTTAGATGAGCTTAGCACCGGGCTTATTAATCTAGTAGGCCCAAAACATGTTCAGTCCATATAAATAAGTTGGCTTCACTAGCTGACAAATCATATTTGTTACAAAAGGAATTGTTATATTCAATGAACTAGGGTCGGCACGCCCTTCGGGCGGGATATACTTTACTTgtgatttagattattatttttatatgattttgtgATGTGTGTTTTTGATTTACATTTGCAAGAAATGTATGagatatactattttattaatttaagttGTTGGgtaatttgtttgtttataagtaacttttattttgaatttttacttATATGGTCTCACCATGATTGAGTTATTATGTCATTCTCAGTTAAATAATTTGAATctaacaattaatatatatgactCTTTTTGAGATTTTCGCAAGCCGTAAGATTTTTTTGCataattttccaaaaagaaaatctcAATTTTGGTGAGAAATTGACAATCAAAACATTAGCTATCCAATTGGGGCTGGAAATGGTGTTCCTGGATTGGGAATGTTGTTCCTGATGATCATCGGTCTCATTTCTTAAGTTTATTGTTGGGTGATACTcggttttgataaaataaactCTATTATTTATTATGAACAAATATGAGCTCTAGACCATTTCTTGCTTGGTCTTTAACTTTTAAGCATAGGATTTCAAATTCTGGAAGAAAAAATTCATAATTGTTTCTATGTTCAAAATCAGctaccaaaatatttttgttgtcgAGATTTGGAAGGTCCATTGTTATAGATTGGTACTATTTGTATTTTCATTAccaaaaatactaatttttttatatgatttgcAGAGATTTGAAGTCTATTCCTAGCGtaaactttttgtttattttgcaCATTTCTGTATAGTTTTTTATTAGCCaaatattattgtaaaaaaaaatcttttttagtcatttttgttttttaaaatttatttatataggttagaaaaatatttacaaccAAATATATTGGAATATAATCTCTTATAAGATTTAAACATGAcataaaaatctagtttttgtCATTTCAACACTTACCATCAATTAGTTtctttaattatgttatttacttgatttattttgttttatataaaatttgattcttataaaaaatatgaGAAGGTATGGATTATCAGCGGTAAGATGCATTTATGagataacaatatttatttagaaatatatggtTATTCTGTTATTTTATCATTCCATTTGATTTGACATGTTTGATGTAAGGATATCCAACTTCCAATCACTGGTTCATTAGTAATAAGGTTGAATTTCTGGTTTTCTAATAAATATAGcctaaaaatcaattttaaaccGACAATTTCTTGTGTAAAACCGATGTTGACTGTAAAAGCTTATTTGAGCATTGTTTTCTAGTTATACTAATGATAGTAATAAACTTCTTCTAACTTTAGCAATATCTTGCTTAATGTGCTACTACTTCGGTTTTATAATTCCCATTTTGTAACTTGAGTGAGGAGAAGACTTGTATTGTTATGGCTTGCAAACATATAAACCAAAACATTAAGGAGTTATCCCAATAGgtttggaaaatatttaaaatatttttttttattgatggGTCATACAAACAACGAAATTTCAAGGTTCGTTTTCGGTTTTAGGTATGAATTTCGGTGGCATTTTTGGATGCCATGTAAACAACCAACTTTGtcattctttttgtttttttccgtTTAGTCTGAAAATCAAAAACTTTGACAACAACTTGGTGTTTCTATTTTGTGGTTATCGAGAGTTGATTAATTATTAAGATTCATCATTCAAGTTACAACAGAGAATGAGGATCTTGTACAATCACTTAGAAAACAGAGATGAGTTTTAAATCAAGGTGATATTACTATTTGCCAAAGAAAGACGCCACCAAAATGGAAACCCGAAGCCATATATGATTGCATCACCCTCACTATAAACAAAGTGAGATTTTTGACATAGgagtaaagaaaaataatgttaatataGAAATGGTAAACAAAGCTCTAGCGAGTCTGAGCCGATGGAAAAGTTTCTTACGTAACAAACTTCCAAAAAGATGATTACAAAAGTTTGAGTCTCATACTTATTAATTAGAAAAGCTactacaaatatatatacacaatataTCACTTGTTTCCTAAGCGAGCTACAAAATACACAATATCTACATATACTCCCATTTCTTTCTGCTACCACTACATTAGAGAACATATAACTCAGTTCTGAAAATGACAATAATGAGAATCTGCATATGGGATAagcaagaaaatatttaaaacagcATAGACCTCGTAACTTAGTGTTTGCGTTAGCAGCGCTATGAATTTGTTGAATCTGCAGAACCTAAACAGCTCAGTCGGGATTTGAGTAATGGTCTCCTTGACCTCTACGAAGTTGGTTAGCTTACTGATGATATTGTCATTATATCATCAGTAAGGATTCATCAATCACTGGCGTGATCAAATGTTAACAAGACATAAATTGTGTCTCACCTTCTTGTCGAGTTATTTTCTCTTGATCAGAAACCAAAGGCTGAGATGAATCTGTCTCACCAGGCTCGGTGTTGACTCTATCCAGATTAGAATCGGAGTAGAAGGTACCTAGCTTATGAGCAATCACCGAGGAGCGAGCTATGCCCTCCAAGAGGCTGAGTTAGAAGGAAAAGTCAATGCCCCGTAAGAGTGAAGCCGCGGTGGAGATATGTAAACTGATTCCGGCTTGAACAGACGATGACGAATCATTGAAATGGAGAAGCTCCACTGCTTGTGTCAGCGGAAGCTCAAGCAACGACGTGAAACCACTGGCGTTCTTGGAAGTTAGCTTCATTAGTTGCCAAAACTCCTTGCCGCCTCCAAGATGAAGCAATTCAAGCCCTGCTGCGTCCTGTAAAGGCCCAACGCCGCCGTATCAAGCTCTGAATGCTCCGGTCATAAACGGTAACGATTCTAAAGAACAACACTGAAAATTTAGGATCTCAGCGAAACTCTCAAATTTGAGAGGAGGAAAGCATATGTTTTTATACCCCCTGGACACACCGCCTTTCAGAAGATGACGATATATTGATGTAGAGATCGTGGCTGAAGGAGTTAATAACATGATTAATGCAATGGATCCATTAGTGTAGTTTCGTTGGACGAAAAGAAAGCCAAAGGACGTATTGGATCCACAGCGAACTGAATCGTCGGGCTGACTTAAACAAAATCTGTATCCAAGACGACCGAGGACCAAGGCTGTGAGAAACCCTAGAATGATTGAACACGATGGAATGTAGGTTGAGAGGAAGAGGTTTGTTCGTATGTGGGCTGGAATCAAACGTAACAGAAGGCCCAAAAATTAGATAAAGCCCGAATCAATTGGTATCACAGATTAATGAAACGCAGAGTACTATGGTCTTGGACAGGTGTCGGCTTCTGGAGACTCGAGTTTGTGACATGGAATCTGATGTGGCATCACCAGGAGAGATCAAGctcaactttatataaatagatgtaTAGTCAAAATCGTACAAAAACACCATTTCATATTAACGACCATCCACATTTGGAGATTGTCAACCTGACTACCACTTAGATTGTCTTGAACTACCTCTTTTCAGAATAGATCACCGTTAGACATCCTTACATTTctattaaaatgattttatttcgACAATGTTGTTTAGATGATTTTTTAGTTCTTGTAAGCTTGTTTATTCATTTGATTATTAATACAAAATCTATTAACCATTCAAACATATGACACCCTATTGCCAACTAACTATGCAATCCACACTTCTTAGCTTTCAAAAAATGCCACATTAGTCCAAAAGAGCGTGTTGATTAACTTTTAAACCCTGAGACATTTTTACTGATAACGAAGTTATAATACGTGTTGCTATCACTTCATTAGAAAAGGGTCCAATTGTTAGAAACATATATTCGCATTTTTACAATATAGCCATCTGCTATTATCATGTTGTTCAGCTTGTGATTTTTACgactaaaaaaataaagtggTGACGTTGATGAATAATTAAATAAGAGAAATGCAATTTCCTACAGAGAGAATCTTCCTCGGTATATTCTTCAGTGAACCTATCACTGCCTCTTCTGAAAACCCAAGAGACATGTCTCTTTCTATCTCTGCCACCCCCTGAACCAAATCTAATGCCACTGCTTTATTCCCAAGTATCAACATTAATGATCTTATGTATCAAAATTCATTACTAAATAATTAATCTTTCTTTgatgaatgaaaaatatattctttattttcttgcttaGAGAATgttctttgcttttttttttacttgataatatttttcgTTTTGCTTTTTTCAGTGTTTCAGTGAATAAATAAgatcatgaacctgaaaacTATATGAACTGAATCCATACACATGCTGTACATATAAACGAGATTAATCATGAAATTAttctctataaatatttatataattctcCTAGTCGAAGAGAGTTGTTTTATTCTCAAGGGGGCAATTTGTATTTCCCACTTTAGTTACAAAGAGGTAATAATCTTCTCATTCCCCCCAAATTCACACACTTAAATCCATAAAgctcaattaaaataaaaactgccTACAACACACTAAACCTTGTATTTTTCATTCTCATCATTTCTTCATTATTGTGGACACGTATCTACATTAAGCTCTTTCCCCCGGTTTTAACCGAAATCAACGAGCTCAACATCGGACTGGAACACTTCATATCTTGCCCGATCAAAGCTTTGCCTGCACGACAcgcagaagaaaaaaacatgataaAGGTAACATCAGGACGAGGAATTCAAGTTTTTGATCCTTGAGCATGTCGAAGAAGTAAAATTTAGCTCAACCATATGGCTAAAGGGTGGCATCATGTGGCTGTAAAGTGAAGCCAAGAGACGGTTATTTGCATATGGATAACAGGGGTGTATTAGTCATTTTAATAATTCTTTGTTGTGTGGTTTACCTGGGAATACAAGAAGGTTCCGAGGATAGCAATGGCAGCTCCAAGAGCGTTAACGGGCTGGACAGGGGTGCGGAAGATAATGATGGAGGAGACAATGACTGAGATACGCTTCATGGTGTTACCGACACTAAACGTCAAGGGAGAGATTTGATCTAAAGACATGTAAGACACTTGGTTGTAGAGGTGATAGAACACACTCTGCGCAGCCACCCACCTACAATTTTggtagaaaataaatattaaatggaGTAAGCTAATCACTGTCCTAATCATGACAGAGACCCAAAGGACTCTTAATAATTAAGATGAGAACAAGAACTTGATATTCTAGGAATAGGACAAGACTGCATCTAACAGGACAAAAAGGTCAAAACGATACTTTTGAGTTTAAAAGAGTTTACCAGACAAACTGAGGTCCGACGTCCGAGAGAGCCTTTTGCCAGCCATCGATCCACATCTGAGGTCCTTCAACCGCAATTGCAAAGGGGGTGAGGATCAAGAGTGATAACATGGAGAGACAAGCGTAGTAGTTCATTCCGCTCACAGACTTTCCCTTCATCCCCTTCTTTGAGAAGATGTTACGGAACACAAAAGCCAAGTTCGATATCATCGCTCCCATGAAACCTAATATCAGATTCATTTTAGTTCTTAACCCCAATTactataaatacaaaaaaacatcacgatctagaatatatattacCAATCATGTTGAAGTTAAGCTCAGTAAGGGCAGATAGGGCACAACCACCGATGATCGGAATAAGGGACAGGTAAACGGAAGAAGGGAAGGTTTCACCCAAAAGGAACCTCGAGACAAGAACACTAAACGCTGGTTCACCACTCTTGATGATGTGAGTGAAGGAAACCGCCACCTTTGACATACTCACCGTTGCAGCCACATGTCCAATGGTATGTGCCACAGCAACCTTTAAACATTCCAACCAAAACCACTCTTAGTACaaccaaaaatatcaaaaaagttCAATACTTTAACCTAGACTAAACTTTACTAGAAAGTAGAAGCTAAAGTACAACATGTTTGTTTTAAAGTCTGATAATTTTGCTatgaaatttcataaattataacaaataacaaaaaaacagCAGCTTAAGAAACAAACACAGCCAAAAAAAAGACATCTTCTCTCACTGAGGAAgcaaacaaaaaactatgcataTCATTCAGGTAAGAAAAAGACAACAAATAATCATGCAAAGATCTGAATAAATTTGACCATAAGACTCAATACCCATCATCGCAAACATCAACCTCTAACCTAAAGTTTCCACCTTTACTTCTTTTCCCCCAACAACCCACTTACCGGAaaaagagttttccagaaatcGAAATCGGTTTTCGGAGTCTCAACGATCCCAACAGCCCACGAGATCAACATCATCAACGAGCCAGCGGCGAGAGAGAGCGTCGAGGTAAGCCAGGGATAAGGGTAAGCGTTCAACACCTTCTTGTTGTAGATGTTGAAGACAACGTTCAAAGCCCACCACGTCGCGAAGTAGATTCCGATCTTCAGTTTCTTCGCCGCCTCCGACTTCGTTTCCGCCGCATCGTCGTCCATCGGCTGAGGCTCCGATTTGTCGGCTTCGTAGGCCTCGCATCTCGCCGGAGACTTTGCTCTCATGGGAGAGAGGTGCAGAGGCTTGGAGACGGCTAAAACGGCGCGTTTTATTGGAATGGCCGTCGATGGAAACGAGACGGAGAGGGAGGATCGTTGGAGGAGCGAGGTAGATGGGTTCTGTCGCGAAAGAGGGTTGGAGAACCCGATCTTAGCGGAGAGAGTCTGCTTCGCCGCTAAAACCATCGtcggaattaaaaaaaaaaggaaaagacttTTTCGtcgaattaaaataaaattaaaaaaaaaactttgatcaCGGAGAAGGTCCTTCGTTAGCAGCAGTAAAAGTAGAACCGATCAAGTGATTGACCTGGAATCTAAAACGGAGAAGAATTCAGACAAAAAGAGATCGATCCGACAACAACTCGATGTTCTTAACAACAACTAGATGTTCTTCAAAGTGTTTATAGAGTGagataaattatttatacaGTATATAAAAAGAACTATGCAACTATATAAAAGTAGGGTATATGCGCTTGGGAGAGAACGctattaactttatttatttcctACTCTTTTAAGGAAATTCAAAAGTAAATTCACTTCCCCTCCGTTTCACCGATGTTTTACACTAGGGATGAACGTACAGGTACCCGTTCGGATTCAGTCAGAGATTATCAAATGTTTTGTTATACGAGTATAGAAATCATTTATATTCCTGTATTTTAGATTTGGATTCAGTTCGATTATTTCGGATCAggttttcggatattttttttctttttaaattaaaatatttatttctcaagtttcttgtatttaaaaatacaactttaaacttaactgatttttttattttttaatacatagaatgattaatagattttgagataacattttaaaaattaaaaacactaatttggttattgtttttaaattttggatgtaaCTATTGTTaatgtataaaacaaaaatgttgacatgcattttaaaagaatagcaaattattttttttgtatatatatatatattatgatctTAAAGTATATGTAGcccaatatacttattttaaataGCATGAgagaagtaaaataaaaatataaagttgaataTACATATGTCCATTTGGGTTCGGATATTACCAGTTCGAATTCGAACATCCAATCTCTTTTAATTCAATATCCGTTCAAATATTTTGCTATTTCGATTCGGATTTGAGTTCAGGTTCTTAGGATCGAGTTCGGTGTGAAGTAGGGTATCAGGTCAAATACCCATGCCTATTTTACgttattgaacaaaaaaattaaaaatttactttcctctaatttttttaaaaaaatatataattttaaaatta includes:
- the LOC108823336 gene encoding glucose-6-phosphate/phosphate translocator 1, chloroplastic; translated protein: MVLAAKQTLSAKIGFSNPLSRQNPSTSLLQRSSLSVSFPSTAIPIKRAVLAVSKPLHLSPMRAKSPARCEAYEADKSEPQPMDDDAAETKSEAAKKLKIGIYFATWWALNVVFNIYNKKVLNAYPYPWLTSTLSLAAGSLMMLISWAVGIVETPKTDFDFWKTLFPVAVAHTIGHVAATVSMSKVAVSFTHIIKSGEPAFSVLVSRFLLGETFPSSVYLSLIPIIGGCALSALTELNFNMIGFMGAMISNLAFVFRNIFSKKGMKGKSVSGMNYYACLSMLSLLILTPFAIAVEGPQMWIDGWQKALSDVGPQFVWWVAAQSVFYHLYNQVSYMSLDQISPLTFSVGNTMKRISVIVSSIIIFRTPVQPVNALGAAIAILGTFLYSQAKL